In one window of Gossypium arboreum isolate Shixiya-1 chromosome 4, ASM2569848v2, whole genome shotgun sequence DNA:
- the LOC108458992 gene encoding zinc finger protein ZAT5-like, producing MDVVAMGCRHHTNVVKGKRTKRSRPQSPIPFAILCNNGGEVDGIGNSCSSSSFGYQDSTTEEEEDMANCLILLAQGKSRESPKDMLVYKKFTSRKFLETASNGTGKAGYYVYECKTCNRTFSSFQALGGHRASHKKPKATLSEAAMVEAAYEEQGPNNNNNNSKVKVKVHECSICGAEFTSGQALGGHMRRHRGSIGNHVNVLTTNTTLSLTVPMALESEKPKKPPNVLSLSLDLNLPAPEDDHRESEFTFASSQQQQQQSPLVFSASTLVDCHY from the coding sequence ATGGATGTTGTTGCAATGGGGTGTAGACATCATACCAATGTTGTAAAAGGGAAGCGAACGAAGCGGTCGAGGCCTCAATCACCCATCCCTTTTGCCATTCTATGCAACAATGGAGGTGAAGTTGATGGGATTGGGAATAGTTGTTCTTCCTCTTCTTTCGGATATCAAGATAGCACCACCGAGGAAGAAGAAGATATGGCCAACTGTTTGATCCTCCTGGCGCAAGGCAAATCCAGAGAATCCCCGAAAGACATGCTGGTTTACAAGAAATTCACTAGTAGAAAGTTCTTGGAAACGGCTTCTAATGGGACAGGCAAGGCCGGGTACTATGTTTACGAGTGCAAAACATGTAATAGAACATTCTCTTCATTCCAAGCCCTTGGCGGTCATAGGGCTAGCCATAAGAAACCCAAGGCTACACTGTCTGAGGCTGCCATGGTTGAAGCAGCATATGAAGAACAAGGtcctaataacaataataataacagtaAGGTTAAGGTTAAGGTTCATGAATGCTCCATTTGTGGGGCTGAGTTTACCTCTGGACAAGCCTTGGGAGGGCATATGAGAAGGCATAGAGGGTCAATAGGTAATCATGTTAATGTTCTTACAACCAACACAACATTGTCTTTGACAGTTCCAATGGCATTGGAATCTGAGAAACCTAAGAAACCACCAAATGTTTTGTCTTTAAGCTTGGATCTCAATCTTCCTGCCCCGGAAGACGATCACCGGGAATCCGAATTCACCTTTGCTTCCAGCCAGCAGCAACAACAACAATCTCCTCTTGTCTTCTCAGCCTCCACTTTGGTGGATTGCCATTACTAA